The genomic segment gattGCAAATGTGCAGAAAGTTcaggatattaaaatatttttctatgtttagCTCACCAGATGATTATTTTCACTGTCCAAATCTGAGGGCACTGTCACAACCACTGAGGTCTGTGTCTTCTCTACTAAGACtaagagctgctgctgctgctgtgtcttcACCTGTGTAGAGCATAAGATGGAGAAGGGGCAATCGTAGTGCAGTGAATATTTCTTCTATAAATTAATGGTGATATAGAAATTACCAATGAAAAAATGCTAGTTAAAACTTtctcttccaggacagccagggctacacaaagaaaccctgtctcggaaaaaaaaaaccaaaccaaacaaaaacaaaacacaaaaaaacccccaaaacaaaaaacaaaacaaaacaacaacaacaacaacaacaacaaaaaacaaacaaaaaacccccaacaaacaaacaaacaaacaaaaaaactccccaaaaacaaaaacctttttcTAGTCATTGTAACATATAGACCTGGAAAGCCTTGTAATtgatagtatgtatgtatgtatgtatgtatgtatacatatatatgtatttctagtTAGCTTCTTAGGTATATTGCATAGACAAAATATCGTGAGCTGAGCTGCATAAATAATTTCCTAATCTTGAGAACATTAAAATGATGGCCAGATTAATACATCTTATTTTCTTggtgctattaaaaataaatttatcctCTTATAATTTTAGCAGTCTTAATATATTTTCtctataaatttaaatgttttattacttTACATTCATTTAGTTATCCCCCCAACAAGTAAAGCTTCCACCCTTTGAAAATAGGCTTCTTTTATCCTAATATCGGCATCGTACAAGTTTTTGGAAGGCTTTCTTGAAGTCTTCATTAAAGATGGTATAAATCAGTGGATTTATAAGGGAATTCAGgtagccaagccaagccaaaaaATTTGACATTTCCtcagaaattttacatttttcacAGACATTAACAACCAATTCTTTTACAAAAAAGGGCAGCCAACATATTACGAATGCACCCAAGATCAATCCCAGGGTAGTGGCTGCTTTGCGTTCTCTAGTGCCTgagattttctgtcttctccaagaTTTCTCATGTTTCAACTCCGACCTGGGACTTTTCACTGTGCTATGAATTCTATCGAAGTCTGTTGATGGATCAGATAAGGATTTTTCTAGCACGTAGGATGTGGAGACCAGTTTAATGCTCTTCTCGCTGCTCTCCAAAAGGACTTGGCCATTCAGCTCCTCCTTCAACATCCGACTTGCTTGTCTCTTGTGGTATAGTGTCCTTGCtgctttgtatattttgtagTAGAGGATCAATATCAATACAAGCGGGATGTAGAACGCTCCAAACGTGGAGTAAATTGTGGAAACAATGTGGTCATGTTTGATGATACACTCATCATCTCGGTTAGTTCCTTGATGCCtccagaagagaggaggcatAGAGATGAACACAGATATAACCCACACTATCGTAATCATGATGCCGGCATGCTTGGGAGTCCTTTTCCTGGCGTACTCAACTGCATCTGTGATTGCTCGGTACCTATCCAAGGCTATAGCCGACAGATGCAAGATGGAACACGTACAACAGATGATATCAACACTCAGCCAAATGTCACAGAGTACTTGTCCCATAATCCAACTCTCTCTCACAATGTACACGATACTGAAGGGCATCACCAGGACAGCTACAAGAAAATCTGTAACTGCCAAGGAACAAATTAAATAGTTGGCTGGGTGGTGCAGCTTCCGAGTCACAATGATTGCAGCGATCACAAGGGAGTTGATGGTGGTTGTCATCAAGGCCAGCCCAGACAGAGTGAGGGATACCAGAATTTTGGATGGCATTCGGTTTAACAGTTCCTCAGAGGTCAAGTTTTGGTCTGATGAgtttaaaaaatccattttttaaaaaaaaggttaatATAGTTGAAGAAATGAACACCTGTAACAAAGGAGGAGAAACACAATTCAGAGAAAGTTTCAAGTACCGTTTTCTtgtttttagaagagaaaaaaaataatgtgcatGTTTTCTTAGAGCATTCTATGGACTAAAAATTGGggttcatatttttttcttatttaagaaaTCCAACGAGAAAAGTAACAAATAGTAACtttcaaaacatttattaaaaatttctacCATAAAGCAATTTCTATGAGTAAATTCACCAATTATCCAATAAATCCCTCTTGACTATGAAATTGTTGTAAACAGTATATTAGCTCTGaccacttttctttttgtctacAGCAGAAGCTATGTTGAAAAGTACATGCTAATATTTTCtacttgggtattttgttatatagCCTGAGAACATTAAAGGCAGCATTTAAAAATGGTaagtatagctgggcagtggtggcacaagcctttaatcccagcacttgggaggcagaggcaggaggatttctgagttcgaggccagcctggtctacagagtgagttccaggacagccagggctacacagagaaaccctgttgcggggaaaaaaaaaaaaaaaaaaaaaaaaaaggtaagtatATTTGTATTTAACTCAATGTTACATGATAAAATTATAATCAACACTTGTAATGTATTTGATGCCATAATGTAgaggctacatagagagaaagaagaaaaaatactatAGGTGGCagtttataaaattagaaaaatgttggTAGCCTTTGGGAACGTGGTAGTTAATTTGatttgaaaagacaaaataagatTAGTTGGAGTCACATAACCCTACGTTATCCATTATAACAATAGCATCCATGACCAAATAGCCCTCTTACCAAGTGAGTTGTCAGTTAACAGAGCTCACAGAGGCAGGTACCCTGACAGAGATGCTTGTTTTTTTTGTAAATCACTGTTGTGTTGATGACATTACATTGCTGCTTAAGGAGGACCCTACATCCGTGGTTTATCACAGTTGCTTTAGTCTGTGATTTAACTGGAAGTCAGATAAAGCCTGGGAgtagatgtagctcagtggtagaacacttgcctagcacgtgtaaggccctgggtttgagtccctGTACGGAAAGGGTCAAAGAACAGTAACCGGAGTCACAAGAAATACTGTTTTACAAGCTATTTCCTCATTTCCTATTACTCTCCTTTCGTTTTCATAATTTTTAGTGACTACTTGGATCTCAATGATGAATGGGAAGGAATTAGAATCTGATACTTCTATTCTTAGCTATAATTGCTGCTTTATATGCATATCTTAGCATCTTAAAGTAAATATAATGCTAAGATATGCTTAAGTTCAAGATGGTGGTATTTCTGTTACAACTGCACTGCTAACATATCATTTAAAAtcttaatatttatatgtttggtaTTTCATAAGGATGCAAACAACCATATATTTATCATGCAGTTTTCTATTTGCCTGTGTTTGGG from the Arvicanthis niloticus isolate mArvNil1 chromosome 12, mArvNil1.pat.X, whole genome shotgun sequence genome contains:
- the Htr1f gene encoding 5-hydroxytryptamine receptor 1F produces the protein MDFLNSSDQNLTSEELLNRMPSKILVSLTLSGLALMTTTINSLVIAAIIVTRKLHHPANYLICSLAVTDFLVAVLVMPFSIVYIVRESWIMGQVLCDIWLSVDIICCTCSILHLSAIALDRYRAITDAVEYARKRTPKHAGIMITIVWVISVFISMPPLFWRHQGTNRDDECIIKHDHIVSTIYSTFGAFYIPLVLILILYYKIYKAARTLYHKRQASRMLKEELNGQVLLESSEKSIKLVSTSYVLEKSLSDPSTDFDRIHSTVKSPRSELKHEKSWRRQKISGTRERKAATTLGLILGAFVICWLPFFVKELVVNVCEKCKISEEMSNFLAWLGYLNSLINPLIYTIFNEDFKKAFQKLVRCRY